One Apteryx mantelli isolate bAptMan1 chromosome 22, bAptMan1.hap1, whole genome shotgun sequence genomic region harbors:
- the SGSM2 gene encoding small G protein signaling modulator 2, producing MSCSADAVKEKLLWNVKKEVKQIMEEAVTRKFVHEDSSHIIALCGVVEACLLHMLKRRAAGFLRTDKVAALFTKIGKTYAIAGDICKKVQELQQQVESRKNQPNGQESLKRQGSTTSKTPALTPQAIKHIWVRTALIEKVLDKIVQYIVDNCSKYYEKEALLADPVCGPILASLLVGPCALEYTKLKTTDHYWTDPSADELVQRHRIHGVHGRPDSPSKRPALGIRKRHSSGSTSEDRFAASAREYVESLHQNSRTHLLYGKNNVLVQPKDDLEAIPGYLSLHQSADSLTLKWTPNQLMNGTLGDSELEKSVYWDYALIVPLSQIVCIHCHQQPESRGTLVLVSQDGTQRPPLHFPQGGHLLAFLSCLENGLLPRGQLEPPLWSQQGKGKVFPKLRKRNSNRSVDLEEVPVEDSATDYVFRIIYPGHKHDNITINYHHLAASRSASVDDDEEEEDKLHAMLSMICSRNLTAPNRMKDTSEMIEMQGFGASLLSWQLEHCSQGSSCLSCSTGSSPYDIPNCCNCIHDRIPLKMLCESMKRQIVSRAFYGWLAYCRHLSTVRTHLSALVNHTIIPPDKPASASGGLTKEVWSKYQKDKKNYKELELLRRVYYGGVQHEIRKEVWPFLLGHYKFGMAKKEMDQVDEDIALRYQKVMAEWKACEIVVKQREKESHSATLAKFSSGSSIDSHVQRLIHRDSTISNDVFISVDEMDSAERDSKGQDDPTFTVVSVDTPAAVAAVEQQSVEFDSPDSGLPSSRNYSVASGILSSIDDGQSVSFEDGAEEEASTDLERTDVDTPRVQKAKSVVLESQDSVSEEQLCSQVDYLMDVASVCAASYTIELLDTVALNLHRIDKDVQRCDRNYWYFTADNLEKLRNVMCSYVWEHLEVGYVQGMCDLLAPLMVILDNDQLAYSCFSHLMKRMSQNFPNGGAMDTHFANMRSLIQILDSELFELMHQNGDYTHFYFCYRWFLLDFKRELLYEDVFTVWEVIWAAKHISSEHFVLFIALALVEVYREIIRDNNMDFTDIIKFFNEMAEHHNAQEILRIARDLVYKVQTLIENK from the exons GTGTTGTGGAAGCATGTCTCCTGCACATGCTGAAACGCAGGGCTGCCGGCTTCTTGCGGACTGACAAGGTAGCTGCGCTGTTCACCAAAATTGGCAAGACGTATGCAATAGCTGGAGATATATGCAAGAAAGTGCAGGAACTGCAGCAGCAGGTGGAAAGCAG GAAAAATCAGCCAAATGGGCAAGAATCCCTCAAGAGGCAGGGATCAACCACAAGCAAAACACCTGCCCTGACACCTCAAGCTATCAAACACATATGGGTTCGAACAGCCTTGATTGAGAAAGTCCTCGACAAAATTGTGCAGTATATTGTTGATAACTGCAG TAAATATTATGAAAAGGAAGCTTTACTGGCAGATCCTGTTTGTGGCCCGATACTTGCTTCTCTCTTAG TTGGACCATGTGCACTGGAATACACCAAGCTAAAAACAACTGATCACTACTGGACAGACCCTTCAGCAGATGAGCTTGTTCAGCGACACCGGATTCATGGAGTTCATGGCCGCCCAGACTCTCCTTCAAAGCGCCCAGCCCTGGGA ATCCGGAAACGGCATTCAAGCGGGAGCACATCGGAGGATCGCTTTGCTGCTTCGGCAAGAGAATATGTGGAGTCTTTACACCAGAATTCCCGAACACACCTCTTGTATGGGAAAAACAATGTCTTGGTCCAGCCG AAAGATGACTTGGAGGCAATTCCTGGGTATCTCTCCCTTCATCAGTCAGCAGATAGTTTGACATTAAAATGGACTCCAAATCAGCTGATGAACGGAACCCTTGGAGATTCAGAGCTGGAGAAAAG TGTTTACTGGGACTACGCGTTAATAGTGCCACTCAGCCAGATCGTCTGCATTCACTGCCATCAACAAC cagaaagcagagggaCGTTAGTCTTGGTGAGTCAGGATGGAACTCAGAGACCTCCACTGCACTTCCCACAAGGAGGTCACCTTCTTGCATTCCTCTCCTGTCTGGAAAATGGCCTTCTGCCTCGTGGACAGCTGGAACCACCACTCTGGTCCCAACAGGGCAAG GGTAAAGTATTTCCAAAGCTTCGAAAACGGAACAGCAACAGATCAGTGGACCTAGAGGAAGTGCCAGTTGAAGACAGTGCTACAGACTATGTGTTCAGAATTATCTATCCAGGACACAAGCATGATAACA TAACTATTAACTACCACCACTTAGCTGCCAGCCGCTCTGCCTCTGTTGACGATgacgaggaggaggaagataaGCTACACGCAATGCTATCAATGATCTGCTCTCGGAACCTCACAGCTCCTAATAGGATGAAAG acaCCAGCGAAATGATAGAGATGCAAGGCTTCGGGGCAAGCTTGCTTTCATGGCAGCTGGAGCACTGTAGCCAAGGCTCCTCATGTCTCTCCTGCTCAACAGGCAGCTCTCCATATGATATACCCAACTGTTGCAACTGCATCCATGACAG AATTCCATTAAAGATGTTATGTGAAAGCATGAAGAGGCAAATAGTTTCCAGAGCCTTTTATGGAT GGCTTGCTTACTGCCGCCATTTGTCAACAGTGCGAACACATCTATCTGCGCTTGTGAACCACACTATTATTCCACCTGACAaaccagccagtgcttcaggagGCCTGACTAAAGAGGTCTGGAGCAAGTATCAGAAGGACAAGAAG AATTACAAGGAACTGGAATTACTAAGAAGAGTTTACTATGGTGGGGTACAGCATGAGATTCGAAAGGAGGTATGGCCATTCTTGCTAGGTCACTATAAATTCGGCATGGCCAAAAAGGAAATGGACCAG GTGGATGAAGACATTGCTCTCCGGTATCAGAAGGTCATGGCTGAGTGGAAAGCCTGTGAGATCGTTGTAAAGCAGCGAGAGAAAGAATCACATTCTGCCACATTGGCAAAATTTTCATCAGGCAGCAGCATTGATAGCCATGTCCAGCGACTGATTCACAGGGACTCCACCATCAGCAACGAT GTCTTTATATCTGTAGATGAAATGGACTCAGCAGAGCGAGACTCAAAAGGTCAGGATGACCCCACTTTCACTGTGGTGTCCGTAGACACGCCAGCAGCAGTAGCTGCTGTAGAGCAGCAGTCTGTAGAGTTTGACTCTCCCGATTCCGGGCTGCCATCCTCTCGGAACTACTCTGTGGCCTCAGGCATCCTGTCCAGTATCGATGACGGGCAGAGTGTCTCCTTTGAAGACGGGGCTGAAGAAGAAGCTAGCACTGACTTGGAAAGAACTGACGTAGACACACCACGTGTGCAGAAAGCCAAGTCAGTTGTACTGGAGTCTCAGGATTCTGTATCTGAAGAGCAGCTGTGTTCCCAGGTGGACTATTTAATGGATGTTGCTTCTGTCTGTGCTGCATCCTACACA ATAGAATTATTGGACACTGTTGCCTTAAATTTGCACAGAATTGATAAAGATGTCCAGAGATGTGATCGGAATTACTGGTATTTTACTGCCGATAACCTGGAGAAACTCCGAAATGTCATGTGCAG TTATGTTTGGGAGCACCTAGAAGTTGGTTATGTTCAAGGCATGTGTGACCTCCTGGCTCCTCTGATGGTTATACTTGACAATG ATCAACTGGCTTACAGCTGCTTCAGCCACCTCATGAAGAGGATGAGCCAGAACTTCCCCAATGGAGGTGCTATGGACACACACTTTGCCAACATGCGATCCCTAATCCAA ATTCTAGACTCAGAGCTTTTTGAATTGATGCACCAGAATGGAGATTACACTCACTTTTACTTCTGCTATCGCTGGTTCCTGCTTGACTTTAAAAGAG AATTGTTGTACGAGGATGTATTTACAGTGTGGGAAGTTATTTGGGCAGCAAAGCACATCTCTTCAGAACATTTTGTCCTTTTCATTGCCTTAGCACTTGTAGAGGTTTATCGAGAGATTATCCGTGATAACAACATGGACTTCACCGATATCATCAAGTTTTTTAATG AAATGGCAGAGCATCATAATGCCCAGGAAATTCTGAGGATAGCAAGAGACCTTGTCTACAAAGTGCAGACGCTGATTGAAAATAAGTGA